The Gloeomargarita lithophora Alchichica-D10 genomic sequence CCCAAGCCGTGCCCCAATTCAACCAACAAAATCCCAAACTGGCCGATGGCACCCGCTTCCAAATTACCTGCACCACCCTGGGGACGGGGGATGTGGTGACCCAGGTGGTGAATTTGGCGCAACAATGGCAACAGGGGCAGATCAAGGCAGATAACCCGGAATTTCCCACCCTCATTTCCCTGGATGGGGATATTTACCATAGCCAGCTCATCTACCGCCTGGAACAGCTATTTCCAGGTAAAAATTATATCCCCGCCATTACCACCGCCCCCCTAATGGCCTATAGCCCGATGGTATTTATGGTGCCCAGCCAGGTGGCCGATAGTTTGAAAAATGTGAACTCGGTTTATCAAAAAATCCTGCCCGCCGCTACTTTTCAAGCCATTGACCCCCAAGCACCCCCGTTAAAGATTTTCTTTGTCCAAACCGCCCCCACCCGCTCCAACTCCGGTTTGCAAACCCTGGTCACCCAATTTGCGGAAGTGTCCGGCAAACCCCCGGAGCAAATGACCATCAAGGAGGTGCAAACCTACCTGCCCCAGGTGCAAAAAATCCAGGCCAAGGTCACCCGTTATGGCGTTTCCACCGGGAGCCTGGCGCGGGACATGGTGAAGTACGGTCCGTTTTGGGCTTCCATCGGCTCGGTTTACGAATCGGCGGTGATCGAAGCCAACCAAAAGGCCACCCCCGGCCAGACCCGTTATGTCGCCATTTATCCCAAGGCCACCTTTACGTCCAATATGCGGGCGATCCTGCCCAGTGCCCCCTGGGTCAGCCCCCAGGAACGGGAAGCCGCCGAGCAGGTGATGGCATTTCTGCGCTCCCCACCCACCCAGGAATTGGCCGCCGGGTTGGGCTTGCGTCCCGGTGTCCCCGGTGTGTCCCTGGGAAGCCAATTTACCCCCAGCAATGGCGTACAGCCCCAACCCACCTTTGACTCCCTACGCCCGCCTGCCCCGGAGGTGGTCGCCACGATGCTCCAAGCCTGGGAACAGGTAGCCAAAAAGCCCTCGCGAGTGGTGGTGGTGGTGGATGATTCCGGCTCCATGCGGGGGCAAAAACTGGCCGCCGTGCAACAGTCCCTCTACAGCTACATCAACAACCTGCGACCCCAGGATGAACTGGCCTTGATTCGCTTTAGTTCCCAGGTGGATGCCCCCATCTCCATCCAGGGGACTGCCGCCGGGAAACAACAGGGCTTGGCATTTGTAAATAACCTCCGGGCACAGGGAGCCACCCTGCTCTACGATGCCACCCTCGCCGCCCAGACCTGGTTGCGCCAAAACCTGCGCCCCGGTGCCATCAATGCGGTGGTAGTCCTGACCGATGGGGAGGACTCCGGCTCCCGAATCAGATTGCCCCAACTGGAGCAAACCCTGCGGCAAAGCGGCCTGAATACCGATGAACGGATCAGCTTTTTCACCATCGGCTATGGCAATGAAGGCGAATTTAATCCCCAAGCTTTGCAACGCATTGCCACCATCAACGGCGGTTATTACAAACAGGGAAAACCAGAAACCATTGCCAATGTGATGGCCGACTTGCAGTTAGAGTTTTAGGACACCTCTAAAAATAGGTCGCAGGGGCGTAGCCCCCGGACTTGGTTCCCCTGAATATAAGGCTTCTGGCAAGATGATTCTCTGTCGTTGCCAATAGATAGAGGTGCCCTTTAGAATGTTTTTATTATTACAGTTCAGTTTTGGGGTGAGGGGATGCACATTGCCTGGTTGGGAAAAAAATCACCCTTTTGTGGAAATGTCACCTACAGTCGGGAAGTGACCAATGCCCTGCGGGATCGGGGGTATCAGGTAAGTTTTTTGCATTTCGCCGCCAATACCCAACAGGATTCGGCCCAGGAATTTTCCCTCCCCTGTCTCTACAAATCCCAAATTTATACCCTCCCCAGCCCCGGAGCCAACCAGACCCTGTTGCGGACGTTACGCAAACTGCGCCCGGACGTGGTACACGCCTCGCTGACCCTATCGCCAATGGATTTCAGCCTGCCGGAAATCTGTGCCGAATTAAACCTACCGCTGATCGCCACGTTTCACCCAGCCTTCGCCGCCCGGGGGTTGAATTTCGCCTCCAGCACCCAGTTTTTGACCTATCAACTCTACGCCCCCTGCTTGAGCAATTACGACCGGGTAATCGTATTTTCCCACCTGCAACAGGAGCTACTCGTGCGCCTGGGGGTGCCCCTGGAACGGCTGTGTGTCATTCCCAATGGGGTGGATACGGAACGCTATTGCCCCGGCTGGAGCAACCTCAAAAGCGAACTCCATGCCGATTGCATTTTTATTTACCAGGGGCGCATGGCCTTGGAAAAAAATGTGGAGGCGCTTTTGCAAGCCTGGAAACGCTCGGAAATGGGCAGTCAGGCCAAATTGCTCATGGTGGGCAATGGCCCCCTGGCGGCGAGTTTAATGAACCATTACGGCCCGGAGCAAGGGGTGCTGTGGCTGGGGTTTGTGGCGCAGGAACGGGAGCGGGTGCGGCTATTGCAGGGGGCCGATGTGTATGTCCTGCCCTCGTTGGTGGAAGGGTTGTCCCTGTCTTTGCTAGAAGCGATGGCCTGCGGGTTGGCCTGTGTCGCCACGGATGCGGGAGCCGACGGGGAAGTGCTGGAACGGGGCGCAGGCATTATCCTCTCGGCGCAGGGGGTAGCGACCCAACTCCGCACCCTTTTGCCCATGCTGGCTGAGCAGGCGGAATTTCGCCGAATTTTGGGCACCAAAGCCCGCCAACGGGTCTTGGAACGCTACACCCTCAACCGCAATTTAGCCCTGCTGGAAACCCTCTATGCGGAAACCGCCCGCCCCGTCTATTCCCGCTGATCCTCGCCATCTGGCTTGGCTGGCTCTGGGGGAACTATCTGCGGGACAAACTACAGATAATATATTAACAAAATACTTAACTGACGAGGTAACGGCACCCGACCGGCGATTACTCATGGAATTGGTGTGTGGGGGAACCCGACAGCGGGGATTTTTGAATGCCATGATTGACCAATGGGTGCCCCGGTCGCCGCCAGTGTCGGTGCGATTGTTATTACAGTTGGGCTTGTACCAGCTACACTTTTGCCAGCAAATTCCTGATTTTGCCGCCGTGGATACCACCGTGCGCTTAGCTCGGCATACAGGGCATGACAAGGGGGCAGGTCTGGTGAATGCCGTCCTGCGAAAATATTTACGCATCGTGGGCGAGCATCCCCGGCGATTTCCTTTAGAATTACCGGCTGAACCCGCCCCGGCGCTGGCATTGCGGTACAGTTTTCCCGTACAACTGATCCAAAATTGGCTGGCTCAGGTGGGGTTGGCGGAAACTGAAAAATTGTGTCACTGGTTGAATCAATCCCCAATGATTTACCTGCGGGTGAATCCCCTGCGGACAAGTGTTTCTGGCGTATTACAGGAATTTCAGCGGTGGCAAATCCCGGCGGTGGCGGTGCCCCATCTGTCCCAGGGGGTCAAGGTTACCGGTGGCGGGCGGGTGACGGACTGGCCGGGGTTTCGGGAGGGGCATTGGCTGGTGCAGGATGCCAGTGCCCAATGGGTGAGCCAGATTCTCGACCCGCAACCGGGGGAGACGGTGATGGATGCCTGTGCCGCCCCTGGGGGTAAGACTACCCATATCGCCGAATTGATGGGGGATCGGGGCACGGTCTGGGCGAGTGATGTCAGTGCCCAACGGTTAGGTCAACTGCAAGAAAATATCCAGCGGCTGGGATTGGCTTCGATCCAGATCAGAACCGGGGATGCCCGCCTATTTAGGGATTGGCAGGGGGTGGCGGATCGGGTATTGTTGGATGTGCCCTGTAGTGGCTGGGGAACCTTGCATCGCCATCCTGAAGCCCGCTGGCGGTCGGAAATGCAGGATTTATCTTATTTAATCCAAAAGCAACAGGAATTACTGCAAATAGCGGCCACCTGGGTCAAACCGGGGGGGATTTTGGTCTATGCCACCTGCACGTTGAATCCGGCGGAAAATCTCCAGCAAATTCATACCTTTTTAGCCCAGCATCCCAGTTGGGCGGTGCTACCCCCAACCATTCACCCGGCACTAGCCTCTGCCGTTGACCCCCAAACCCACACCGTTACCTTTTGGCCGCAGAGACACGACATGGATGGTTTTTTTGTCGCCAAATTAGGTTTATCCCCTTAGCCCCAACCGTTATACTACAGGGGCACCCGGCACCCAATTCCCATGAGTAGCCATTTGAGCCAGACGCATCCTTCCCAATGGCAGGGTTATACCCCGCTGACCACTGATGCGGCCTGGGAGGATGAATCCTACGTTGACTATTACTACGATGATCCGGGGGATATGCCCGGCACCCTCACCATTGACCCGGAAGCCCCGCCGCCGGAATTGGTTTTGATTGATTATGGCTCCCACCATGCCACCCGGCAACCCCTGACCCGCCCCCAGGAATGTATCCCGTATATGGATAGTCAATCGGTTTCCTGGTTGGATGTCCAAGGGTTGGGTTCTGAGGACATTTTGCAGGAATTGGGGCAGGTTTTTCGTCTGCATCCATTGACCTTAGAAGATATAGTCAATGTGCCCCAACGTCCCAAGGTAGAGCAATATCCGGATCATATTTTGTTAATTGCCCGCATGGTCACCCCTAGGGAGGTGGGGTATGGATTTGATACGGAGCAGGTGAGTTTTATTCTAGGTTCTAGTGGCTATTTGCTCACCGTCCAAGAAGAGGGGGAACATGACACCTTTGCCTCGGTGCGGGAGCGGATTCGGGTAGGGAAAGGCATGATTCGAAATTATGGGGCGGATTATCTTACCTATGCGCTTTTGGACACGATTGTGGATGGATTTTTCCCGGTTTTAGAACTATATGGGGAGCGGTTAGAAGAATTGGAAGATGAAGTGGTAATCAATCCCACCCGCACCACCCTGGCGGAAATTCATCAACTGAAACGGGATTTACTCAGTTTGCGGCGGCTGATTTGGCCTTTGCGGGATGCGGTAAATGTGCTAATTCGGGATGCGGGGGACTTTTTTGGGGCGGAAGTGCGGGTGTATTTACGGGATTGTTATGACCATACGGTGCAGGTGATGGATATTGTGGAAACCTATCGGGAAGTGGCTTCCAGTTTGATGGATGTTTATCTATCGGCGATTGGCAATAAGATGAATGAAATTATGAAATTTCTCACGGTTATTTCTACCATTTTTATCCCTTTGACTTTTATCGCCGGGGTGTATGGGATGAATTTTGCCCCGGACAAATCCCCCTGGAATATGCCAGAATTGGATTGGTATTGGGGGTATCCCTTTGCTTTGGGCTTGATGGCGGTGATTGCGGTGGCGTTAATTATCTTTTTCAAACGCCGGGGCTGGTTTGATAATTTTTCCCTGGTGATCACGGATCGAGTTGACGGCAATCCCCGGCTTTAATGGATCAACCCGGGGGGACAGTTCCGATTACTTTGGAGGCCACAAATGCACGAGGAGGGAATTGAACCCACATACCGGCGATTATGAGTCGCTTGCCTTACCAGTCGGCCACTCGTGCGGACTGATACAATAGTGTAGGTGATCTTAACTAAAGTCATGGTGCAGTCAAAACCGTGGATAGGCGTGATTACCCTGGGCTTTATGGGGCTTGCCCTCGTTGCTGGTGGGGTGGCGGGCTGGTTGGGGCATCGCATTGGCCAGTCAGCGTTGAGCAAAGTCCGGCAACCCGTTCTTAGTCCTGCTGCCACCAATACTAATGACAACCCAGAACCGTTTCGGTTACTGACCGAAGATGCGGTCATCCAACAGGTCGAGGTGCTGATGGGCACAAGCCAAGTCACACCCACTGCCCCAACAGCGGTGCGCCCCGACCCCAATATCCGTTTACCGTTGATGGCGGTTCAGGAGGGGGGGGTGTATCTCGCCCTGGAGCAGGTGGAAGCGATTGGCAATCAGGCGGTGCTGGTACTGCGGCTTCAGAATGAACGGGCGGTAGCGGTACAGTTGCAACGACAATTTTTGGTGCGGGATGACCAGGGGAATATCTTAGAGGCGGAAATCGAGGGTTTGCCGGTACAGTTGGCGCCGGGGAATCAAGCGACGGCGATTCGGGTGAAGCTCCCGGTGGGTTTGCGTAAAGTCCGGGTGGGACTCACGGAGGCGGGTCAAACCATCCCCTTTATTGAAATGCGGGACATTGCTTTGGAGCAGGCCCAACCCACCCCCACCCCTCAAGTCTCCCCCAGCCCTGCGCCGGTTGATCCGATTAACTAGATTAACTACAGCCTTTTTCACGCTGATGGGGACGGGCAAGGGGCTTAAACCCGTTGTTTTATACCAATGCACCAAAATCAGACAACACATTCACCAAAAGGGTCGCAGGGCGTAGTCCCGCATTGGGTTTTATGTGAAGACAACATTTAGAGAACTGGTATTATAGCTAAACACGTAAAGGTTGACATAATAACATGGGTCGCAGGGCACCGCCCCGCATTGGTTTTCCGAAATCTTGAGACGACAACCTTACCCTACTTAGCTATAGAACAGTGGTCGCAGGGGCACCGCCCCGCATTGGTTTTCCGAAATCTTGAGACGACAACCTTACTCTACTTAGCTATAACATGGGTCGCAGGGCACCGCCCCGCATTGGTTTTCCGAAATCTTGAGACGACAACCTTACCCTACTTAGCTATAGAACAGTGGTCGCAGGGGCACCGCCCCCGGACTTGGTTCTTCTGAATTTCTGTTCCCTAATCAGATGGGATTGCTATATAACTATAATTTCAATCGAATTTCAGTCGGATGCCCTACCCCAACTTTTCCAAAACCGCATCCCGGTGCTGGTGAATTTGGCTAGCCTGGGGTTGCAGGGCAAGGGCTTGTTCAAAACTGGTGAGGGCTTCGGTATAACGATGCAAATGATTAAGGGCTAACCCAAGGTGATACCAGGTTTCCCAGGATTCCGGTTGCTGTTGGCTGGCCTGCTGATAGTAGGGTAATGCCTTTTCCCACTGCCCCAAGCGTTGCCACACCTGTCCCAACAGCAGGCAATCGGCTCCGGTCAAGGCCGCCCAGTCCCGGTGCAACCAATCCACCAGATGTTGATACAGTTCCGGGGCGAGTTCCGTTTGGGTGTGGGTCAGCCAGTGCCGCAGTTGCGGGAGTACTTGGCCAGGACTGGGGGGAGCCAAAGATACCCGTTCCGTGGTTTCACAAAAGGTGGTGAGCCGTTTTTGCCACTCCTGTTCTAGGGTTTGGCGGCTCTGGGTATTAAGGGCGGCCAGGGTGATTTGGTAATGGGTGAGGTGTTGGGCTAAAACTTCGGCGATGGTGATTTCCGCTTGGGCTTGGATTTGCTTTTGCGCCCGCTCCGTGGCCGTTTGCACCAGTTGGATGACGATGCTCCGCCGTAACCACCACAACCCCAAACCCGTGGCAACCGGGAGAAGAATGAGAACCAGGAGGAACAGATTTAAGAGGACGGTGGTGTGGCGAAACGCCCGATCTACTTCGATTTGCACGAATTCTGACCAGGGACGGGGGTTGGTTTCAGCGAGGACACGGCTGGATTCGGCTCGGTTGCCCCCCCCGCCCCCCTGGGCGAGCACAGGCAGGGCGGTCAAATAGAGCCATAACCACAGCCACAACCACTGGCGCATCGGGAATCCCTGCTTTTTTCTATCTTAGCCTTGGGTGCAGAGGGTCGAACAGAAGGATTAAAATGCGAAGTGACGGCTTTGCCCACCCATGGGTTTTTCGCTTTGATGTCCCCCTGCCCTGTACCGACCGAGCAACAACCTCTGAATGAATACGAGGCGTTGCGGGATTCTTGGTTTTACCGCTGGCCATCCCTGGACTGGTGGACCTACGGGCAGCGGTTGGGCTGGGTCGCCGGGGTGGGGGCACTGGTGGCGGTGCCGGTAGCGGCGGCGAGTTTTGAACCCCACAGTCAACCCCTGAAATTTACCCTGGTGGCGGGGGCGGGGGTCGGGGTACTGCCAGGGTTGTTCCTCCTGCAGTTGTACCTGGGTTGGCGCTATGTCCGACATCGGCTGGCGAGTCAAGTGATTGTTTACGAAGAATCCGGTTGGTATGATGGACAGACGTGGGAAAAACCCCCGACCGTATTATTACAAGAGCAGTTGGTGAGTGTTTATCAGGTGGAACCCCTCCTCCGGCGATTGCGGCGCACTTTGGCGGGGCTGGGGTTGATGTATGTTGCTGTCGGTTTGCTGGGGTGGCTGTGTCTCTAGCCCGGGGGAAACGCACCCAAGCCGAACCCCTGACCGTGCGCCTGTTGCGCGAGGGGATCATGGAGTCTTTGCATCAGGTGCATGCGGCGCTGTGCGACGAACGGGGGCGGTTGCTGGCGGTGGCGGGGGATGGGGAAACCACCACCTTTGCCCGCAGTAGTTTCAAACCGTTTCAAGCCCTGGTGGTGGCGATGACGGGCACTTTGGAACAGTTTGGGCTGGGGGAACGGGATTTGGCGGTGATGTGTAGTTCCCACCGGGGGCAGATAGAGGCCACGCGCCAGGTGTTTCATATTCTGTGGCAGGCGGATATTGACCCTACCCAGTTGCAATGCCCGGTGCCCGCCGGTCGCCAGAGTCCCCTGGAGCATGGCTGTTCGGGAAAACACGCCGGGATGTTGGCCGTGTGTGCCAAGTATGGCTGGCCTCGCAGTACCTATTTACACCGTCAGCACCCGGTGCAGGAACTGATTTTGAGCCAGGTGGGGGAATTGTTGGGGGTGCCGGGGGCGGAATTTATTGCCGTGCATGATGACTGTGGTGCGCCGACCTATCTTTTGCAACTGCACCAACTGGCCGCCCTCTATGGCCGCATGGCGACCGGCCAACACCTGGGGCTGGAGCAAATCACCCGCGCCATGACCCAACAGGCGGTTTTGGTGGCGGGGGCAGGCTCTTTTGATACGGAATTGATGCACCTAACCCAGGGCACGTTGGTCAGCAAAGCGGGGGCGGAGGGGGTGCAATGCCTCGCCAATTTGGAAACCGGGATGGGCTTGGCGATTCGGGTGCTGGATGGGGCGAAACGGGCAAAGTATGCCACCGCCATTCATCTCCTGCATCAGTTGGGCTGGATTTCGCCGTCGGTGCGAGAACGCTTGGCGGAGCGGTTTGTGCAATTGGGGGCGTATCTCCGCCTGGAGGTGCAGGGGGAACTGTCCCTACTTTAGTTGCTGAAAAGCAATTCTTCAGGCTATGATAGAAATCACCTTCGCGGGGTAGAGCAGCCTGGTAGCTCGTTGGGCTCATAACCCAAAGGTCGCTGGTTCAAATCCAGTCCCCGCAATTGTTTAAGCTAGACGCTTTTATTTATAGGACAACTCTATTTATTTGCACCCGCAGAGAGTTATCTCGCTGGAATAATGTTATTGCCGAGAACCCGCTACGGGGGCGGTGCCCCGGCGACCTATTTTTAGTAGTGCCCTATTATTAAAAACAACTCTATTTATTTGCACCAGCAGAAAGGTTGGCTTTGGGGTGGTCTGGGATATATTATGACTGGGAAAGATGCTCAAATTCGTCCTGTAATTCTTTGATTTTTAGTAAAATACGCATCAGTTCCTGACCAAAATTAGTCAGGCGATATTCAACCCGGGGAGGGATTTCTGGATAGGTTAATTTCTGGAGAATTTTATAATCAATCAGTCTGCCCAAGCATTCATTCAAAACCTTGGTCGTTAAACCTGGATTGTTTTTCAACAGCGTGCCCGGGCGGTTGATGCCTTCCGAAATGCAGAGCAGCATATTTACTGTCCACTTGCAACCCAGACAGTCCGAAAAAATGGGAATTAAATCCCTAGAGTCATTCTTGGCGTTGTGGTCTGGTCGCATCTGGGTTACCAAAAAGTACCTACCTCACCCCAAAGTACTTACTTGTCAAGTTATTACAAAATTCCTAAGCTGGTGATCATTGAATTATGGAGATGGGGAAAATGTTCACAGTTCATAATGAAAATACGGCACCGGAGCCATCTAAACCTATTTTGGCACAGGTGAGAAACAGTTTTGGCATGATTCCCAATTTGGAACGGGTCATGGCGACCGCACCGGCTTTGTTGGCAGGTTATGTCCATCTGTGGAATTTGTTTGACACCACCAGTTTGACGGCGATTGAGCGGCAGGTGGTTTATCAAACCGCTAATGTGGAAAATGAGTGTGAATATTGCGTTCCTTGGCACACCAAACTTGCCCAAGCAGCGGGAATGCCGGAAGCGGAAATTGCCGCCCTGCGGGATGGCTCTGGACTGTCCGATGCCAAATTGGAGGCACTCCGGTGCTTTGCCCGCACCCTGATCACGGAGCGAGGCAAGGCGAGTCCAGAGGCGATGGCGGCTTTTTTGGCGGCGGGCTATACCCATCAGCACGCCCTGGAGGTCATTCTGGGCATTGGGATTAAGGTAATGAGTAACTATACCAATTCGATCGCTGGTACGCCGCTTGATCCCCAGGTGGAACGCCTGCGCTGGCAGAAGTCTAACCGGGTTAATCGGTCTTAGAAATGGGGTGGGTTTATCTTTTTTGGGCGAGTGGTTTTGAGGTCATCTTTGCGGTCTCATTAAAATATACGGCGGGGTACTCCAAACCCCTACCCAGCACGGTGGCGACAATTTTTGCAATGGTTAGCATTATCAGCTTGGCAAAAGCGTTGAATTCCATTCCCGTTGGGGTGGCCTACGCTATTTGGACTGGCCTGGGCACCCTTGGCATCAATTTGATGGGCATGATGCTGTTTCGGGAGCCGCTGGGTGGGAGCAAAGCACTTTATATCCTAATGATTTTGGGCGGCGTTCTCGGCTTGCATTCCGGGCTTTGATCCTACAAGATAAGCATCGCAAATCACGACCCCTGGCTCTATGGTAAACTGCGGGCAGTGATGCGAAGTCAACAACAGTAGGCAAATTCAGCCGGGGGTAAAGCAGTGTTCAAACGATTGGCCATTGCCACGGATTTGCAGGATGGGTTGCAACGGCTGAGCCATTTTCTGCCCGCTCTGGGGGCGGGGGGCGTGGAAGCGGTGACCTTTGTGCATGGGGTGCCCTACCGGGATACGGGGGTGCGTACCCGTGAGGATACGGAGGCCTTGGCGCAGGCGGAAGCAAAACTAACCCTACCTGCGGAAACCGGCGGGGTGCAGGCCAATTGCATTATTCGTTCGGGGAAACCGGCGGAGGTGGTGGTGCAGGTCGCCCGGGAGGTGGGAGCGGATTTGATCCTGGTGGGTACCCAACAGCGCAATGCCCTGGCGGAAAAACTCCTGGGCAGTGATTCCCTCAATATTATGCGTAAATGTGAAATTCCCCTGATGGTGATCCGTCCCCAACTGGTGCAGGTGCTCACCGCTGAGGAATTGGACTTGCGCTGCCGTCACCTGTTTTACCATCTGTTGTTGCCCTACCGGGGGCGTGCGGAATCAAAGCTCTTGTTAAATAGCGTGCTGACCCAGGTGCAAAAATCCCCCACCCCCCAGGTGGTCTGTTGTCATCTGGTCTGGGTGGTGGAAGACCCGATTCGGCGGGATTTTGCCCCCGACCCCCAGGAAATCCAGCGGGCGGAGCAGGAATTGCAGGCTGTGGCCGCCCAACTGACTCCCCACATTCCCCAGGTTTATACCCATGTGCGTACCGGCAACCCGGTGGAAGCCTGTTTGACCCTGGCGCAGATGTTGGATATTAGTGCG encodes the following:
- a CDS encoding extracellular solute-binding protein gives rise to the protein MGQHRWLGWSAGLALLVGGCDFSANFDNTPALEVKLLFGSALKEFCAQAVPQFNQQNPKLADGTRFQITCTTLGTGDVVTQVVNLAQQWQQGQIKADNPEFPTLISLDGDIYHSQLIYRLEQLFPGKNYIPAITTAPLMAYSPMVFMVPSQVADSLKNVNSVYQKILPAATFQAIDPQAPPLKIFFVQTAPTRSNSGLQTLVTQFAEVSGKPPEQMTIKEVQTYLPQVQKIQAKVTRYGVSTGSLARDMVKYGPFWASIGSVYESAVIEANQKATPGQTRYVAIYPKATFTSNMRAILPSAPWVSPQEREAAEQVMAFLRSPPTQELAAGLGLRPGVPGVSLGSQFTPSNGVQPQPTFDSLRPPAPEVVATMLQAWEQVAKKPSRVVVVVDDSGSMRGQKLAAVQQSLYSYINNLRPQDELALIRFSSQVDAPISIQGTAAGKQQGLAFVNNLRAQGATLLYDATLAAQTWLRQNLRPGAINAVVVLTDGEDSGSRIRLPQLEQTLRQSGLNTDERISFFTIGYGNEGEFNPQALQRIATINGGYYKQGKPETIANVMADLQLEF
- a CDS encoding carboxymuconolactone decarboxylase family protein, which gives rise to MFTVHNENTAPEPSKPILAQVRNSFGMIPNLERVMATAPALLAGYVHLWNLFDTTSLTAIERQVVYQTANVENECEYCVPWHTKLAQAAGMPEAEIAALRDGSGLSDAKLEALRCFARTLITERGKASPEAMAAFLAAGYTHQHALEVILGIGIKVMSNYTNSIAGTPLDPQVERLRWQKSNRVNRS
- a CDS encoding universal stress protein encodes the protein MFKRLAIATDLQDGLQRLSHFLPALGAGGVEAVTFVHGVPYRDTGVRTREDTEALAQAEAKLTLPAETGGVQANCIIRSGKPAEVVVQVAREVGADLILVGTQQRNALAEKLLGSDSLNIMRKCEIPLMVIRPQLVQVLTAEELDLRCRHLFYHLLLPYRGRAESKLLLNSVLTQVQKSPTPQVVCCHLVWVVEDPIRRDFAPDPQEIQRAEQELQAVAAQLTPHIPQVYTHVRTGNPVEACLTLAQMLDISAVTLTEAHMTNLWDLSASLGGELLRRIPYPLILFSTPEK
- a CDS encoding CGLD27 family protein, translated to MSPCPVPTEQQPLNEYEALRDSWFYRWPSLDWWTYGQRLGWVAGVGALVAVPVAAASFEPHSQPLKFTLVAGAGVGVLPGLFLLQLYLGWRYVRHRLASQVIVYEESGWYDGQTWEKPPTVLLQEQLVSVYQVEPLLRRLRRTLAGLGLMYVAVGLLGWLCL
- a CDS encoding DMT family transporter; the protein is MGWVYLFWASGFEVIFAVSLKYTAGYSKPLPSTVATIFAMVSIISLAKALNSIPVGVAYAIWTGLGTLGINLMGMMLFREPLGGSKALYILMILGGVLGLHSGL
- the rsmB gene encoding 16S rRNA (cytosine(967)-C(5))-methyltransferase RsmB, producing the protein MRKPPAPSIPADPRHLAWLALGELSAGQTTDNILTKYLTDEVTAPDRRLLMELVCGGTRQRGFLNAMIDQWVPRSPPVSVRLLLQLGLYQLHFCQQIPDFAAVDTTVRLARHTGHDKGAGLVNAVLRKYLRIVGEHPRRFPLELPAEPAPALALRYSFPVQLIQNWLAQVGLAETEKLCHWLNQSPMIYLRVNPLRTSVSGVLQEFQRWQIPAVAVPHLSQGVKVTGGGRVTDWPGFREGHWLVQDASAQWVSQILDPQPGETVMDACAAPGGKTTHIAELMGDRGTVWASDVSAQRLGQLQENIQRLGLASIQIRTGDARLFRDWQGVADRVLLDVPCSGWGTLHRHPEARWRSEMQDLSYLIQKQQELLQIAATWVKPGGILVYATCTLNPAENLQQIHTFLAQHPSWAVLPPTIHPALASAVDPQTHTVTFWPQRHDMDGFFVAKLGLSP
- a CDS encoding asparaginase, yielding MESLHQVHAALCDERGRLLAVAGDGETTTFARSSFKPFQALVVAMTGTLEQFGLGERDLAVMCSSHRGQIEATRQVFHILWQADIDPTQLQCPVPAGRQSPLEHGCSGKHAGMLAVCAKYGWPRSTYLHRQHPVQELILSQVGELLGVPGAEFIAVHDDCGAPTYLLQLHQLAALYGRMATGQHLGLEQITRAMTQQAVLVAGAGSFDTELMHLTQGTLVSKAGAEGVQCLANLETGMGLAIRVLDGAKRAKYATAIHLLHQLGWISPSVRERLAERFVQLGAYLRLEVQGELSLL
- the corA gene encoding magnesium/cobalt transporter CorA is translated as MSSHLSQTHPSQWQGYTPLTTDAAWEDESYVDYYYDDPGDMPGTLTIDPEAPPPELVLIDYGSHHATRQPLTRPQECIPYMDSQSVSWLDVQGLGSEDILQELGQVFRLHPLTLEDIVNVPQRPKVEQYPDHILLIARMVTPREVGYGFDTEQVSFILGSSGYLLTVQEEGEHDTFASVRERIRVGKGMIRNYGADYLTYALLDTIVDGFFPVLELYGERLEELEDEVVINPTRTTLAEIHQLKRDLLSLRRLIWPLRDAVNVLIRDAGDFFGAEVRVYLRDCYDHTVQVMDIVETYREVASSLMDVYLSAIGNKMNEIMKFLTVISTIFIPLTFIAGVYGMNFAPDKSPWNMPELDWYWGYPFALGLMAVIAVALIIFFKRRGWFDNFSLVITDRVDGNPRL
- a CDS encoding winged helix-turn-helix transcriptional regulator encodes the protein MVTQMRPDHNAKNDSRDLIPIFSDCLGCKWTVNMLLCISEGINRPGTLLKNNPGLTTKVLNECLGRLIDYKILQKLTYPEIPPRVEYRLTNFGQELMRILLKIKELQDEFEHLSQS
- a CDS encoding tetratricopeptide repeat protein encodes the protein MRQWLWLWLWLYLTALPVLAQGGGGGNRAESSRVLAETNPRPWSEFVQIEVDRAFRHTTVLLNLFLLVLILLPVATGLGLWWLRRSIVIQLVQTATERAQKQIQAQAEITIAEVLAQHLTHYQITLAALNTQSRQTLEQEWQKRLTTFCETTERVSLAPPSPGQVLPQLRHWLTHTQTELAPELYQHLVDWLHRDWAALTGADCLLLGQVWQRLGQWEKALPYYQQASQQQPESWETWYHLGLALNHLHRYTEALTSFEQALALQPQASQIHQHRDAVLEKLG
- a CDS encoding glycosyltransferase family 4 protein, which codes for MHIAWLGKKSPFCGNVTYSREVTNALRDRGYQVSFLHFAANTQQDSAQEFSLPCLYKSQIYTLPSPGANQTLLRTLRKLRPDVVHASLTLSPMDFSLPEICAELNLPLIATFHPAFAARGLNFASSTQFLTYQLYAPCLSNYDRVIVFSHLQQELLVRLGVPLERLCVIPNGVDTERYCPGWSNLKSELHADCIFIYQGRMALEKNVEALLQAWKRSEMGSQAKLLMVGNGPLAASLMNHYGPEQGVLWLGFVAQERERVRLLQGADVYVLPSLVEGLSLSLLEAMACGLACVATDAGADGEVLERGAGIILSAQGVATQLRTLLPMLAEQAEFRRILGTKARQRVLERYTLNRNLALLETLYAETARPVYSR